One Paracidovorax avenae ATCC 19860 genomic region harbors:
- a CDS encoding M20/M25/M40 family metallo-hydrolase — translation MKQLLSLAAAAALAACAGAHAAELSATSAERFAQASYREYFDLLKLPNDAIVPADVRRNVEFLEASFRKRGFVTRQLENDDKPMLFAELPGADPQRKTVLFYMHLDGQPVIPEQWAQKSPWVPVLKRRSTTGEWEEIDSAQLFSGRVDPEWRVFGRSSADDKAPIMMFLSAIDAIRADSATLGVNVKVVLDSEEEKGSPSIGKVMTAHRELLRSDAIVIHDGPMHATNRPTLIFGNRGAAQATLTVYGAKVALHSGHYGNYSPNPAQRLATLLASMKDDQGRVTVPGYYDHVRLGDAERRIMAAVPDDEGAMRKRLGIAKPDGVGANYQEAMQYPSLNVRGMASAAVGDKVANIVPHTAVAELDLRTTPDSDARYLGQRIEAHIRQQGYHLVKGQPSDEDRARYDKLASFSYQSEGGDAAGTPIDSAVGQWAYQAMAGTFGAQPGPVRIRMMGGTVPTAEIVKVLDVPFVIVPLVNADNNQHASNENMRMGNYIDGIRTVHGLLTRPF, via the coding sequence ATGAAGCAACTGCTTTCCCTGGCCGCCGCAGCTGCCCTCGCCGCCTGTGCCGGCGCCCATGCCGCCGAACTGTCCGCCACCTCTGCCGAGCGTTTCGCGCAAGCCAGCTACCGCGAATATTTCGATCTGCTGAAACTGCCCAATGACGCCATCGTCCCGGCAGACGTGCGCAGGAACGTGGAGTTTCTCGAGGCGTCCTTCCGCAAGCGCGGTTTCGTGACCCGCCAGCTGGAGAACGACGACAAGCCGATGCTGTTCGCCGAACTGCCGGGCGCCGATCCGCAGCGCAAGACCGTGCTGTTCTACATGCACCTCGACGGGCAGCCCGTCATCCCCGAGCAGTGGGCGCAGAAGAGTCCGTGGGTTCCCGTTCTCAAGCGCCGCTCGACCACGGGTGAATGGGAAGAGATCGATTCCGCGCAACTCTTCAGCGGCCGGGTCGATCCGGAATGGCGCGTGTTCGGCCGGTCGTCGGCGGACGACAAGGCGCCGATCATGATGTTCCTCTCGGCCATCGATGCCATCCGTGCCGATTCCGCCACGCTGGGGGTGAACGTGAAGGTGGTGCTCGACAGCGAGGAAGAGAAGGGCTCGCCGTCCATCGGCAAGGTGATGACCGCCCACCGCGAGTTGCTGCGCTCCGATGCCATCGTCATCCACGACGGCCCGATGCACGCCACCAACCGCCCGACGCTGATCTTCGGCAACCGCGGCGCGGCGCAGGCGACCCTGACCGTGTATGGCGCCAAGGTGGCGCTGCACAGCGGGCATTACGGCAACTACTCGCCCAACCCCGCGCAGCGCCTGGCGACGCTGCTGGCCTCCATGAAGGACGACCAGGGCCGTGTGACCGTGCCGGGCTACTACGACCATGTCAGGCTCGGCGATGCAGAGCGCAGGATCATGGCCGCGGTGCCCGACGACGAGGGCGCGATGCGCAAGCGCCTGGGCATCGCGAAGCCCGACGGCGTCGGTGCGAACTACCAGGAAGCGATGCAGTATCCGTCGCTCAACGTGCGGGGAATGGCCTCGGCTGCGGTGGGCGACAAGGTCGCCAACATCGTGCCGCATACCGCCGTCGCCGAACTCGACCTGCGGACCACACCCGATTCGGACGCCCGCTACCTCGGCCAGCGCATCGAGGCGCACATCCGCCAGCAGGGCTACCACCTGGTGAAGGGGCAGCCGAGCGACGAGGACCGGGCCCGCTACGACAAGCTGGCCAGTTTCTCCTACCAGAGCGAGGGCGGGGACGCTGCCGGCACGCCCATCGACTCGGCCGTCGGCCAGTGGGCGTACCAGGCGATGGCCGGGACCTTCGGCGCGCAGCCCGGGCCGGTGCGCATCCGGATGATGGGCGGCACCGTGCCCACGGCGGAAATCGTCAAGGTGCTGGACGTGCCCTTCGTCATCGTGCCCCTGGTGAATGCCGACAACAACCAGCATGCCAGCAACGAGAACATGCGCATGGGCAACTACATCGACGGCATCCGCACCGTCCATGGCCTGTTGACACGGCCTTTCTGA
- a CDS encoding S41 family peptidase codes for MTSPPLHSACAFVLALFASAHAAAQPAGPIPKEELQILASVYRELQTSLVEKPDDRALLVAATKGMVREADPDSGEYFTAAELEVQRQPAAPDAEAIGVQLRYRDHQYQLVPLEGSPAAQAGIASGDRLYAVDGARVKGLEAARVRQLLYGPAGSTVALTVFRESSLSVLTIAVERRAYAAPRVSLSRPAPGMAQLRVPHFNASALQEAAEAIAVAWQAEPFNAMILDLRGCPGGLVESTVGIASMFLPRDTVVMKTSGAGAQAGATYLATPDAYRGASRQDPLENLPPQIRTMALAVLVDADTASGAEIVAAALQDHRRARVFGRPTAGRGSIQTIRPMQKGAIKFTTAYWMSPGGRSIQGNGVAPDQIVADPSAQSTLQAAMASLQK; via the coding sequence ATGACTTCCCCACCGCTCCATTCCGCCTGTGCCTTCGTTCTGGCCCTGTTCGCGTCGGCGCACGCCGCCGCCCAGCCCGCCGGACCGATACCGAAGGAGGAACTGCAGATCCTCGCCAGCGTGTACCGCGAGCTACAGACTTCCCTGGTGGAGAAGCCGGACGACCGCGCACTGCTCGTCGCGGCGACCAAGGGCATGGTGCGTGAGGCGGATCCGGACAGCGGCGAGTACTTCACGGCCGCGGAGCTCGAGGTGCAGCGCCAACCTGCAGCCCCCGACGCGGAGGCCATCGGGGTCCAGCTCCGTTACCGCGACCACCAATACCAACTCGTCCCGCTGGAGGGCAGTCCGGCCGCGCAGGCGGGCATCGCCTCCGGCGACCGGCTGTATGCAGTCGATGGCGCGAGGGTGAAGGGGCTGGAGGCCGCCAGGGTCCGTCAGCTCCTGTACGGTCCCGCCGGCAGCACGGTGGCGCTGACCGTATTCCGCGAGTCCTCGCTGTCCGTCCTCACCATAGCGGTCGAGCGACGGGCCTATGCGGCCCCCAGGGTGTCGCTGTCGCGGCCGGCACCAGGCATGGCGCAATTGCGCGTGCCGCACTTCAACGCCTCGGCGCTGCAGGAGGCCGCGGAAGCGATCGCCGTGGCGTGGCAGGCGGAACCGTTCAATGCCATGATCCTGGATCTGCGCGGTTGCCCGGGAGGCCTCGTCGAATCGACGGTGGGCATCGCCTCCATGTTCCTGCCCAGGGATACGGTGGTCATGAAGACCTCTGGCGCGGGGGCGCAGGCCGGCGCCACCTACCTGGCCACCCCCGATGCCTACCGGGGCGCAAGCCGGCAGGATCCGCTGGAGAACCTGCCGCCGCAGATCCGCACGATGGCGCTGGCGGTATTGGTGGATGCCGACACGGCGTCGGGCGCGGAAATCGTCGCGGCCGCCCTGCAGGACCACCGGCGGGCACGGGTCTTCGGCCGGCCCACGGCGGGGCGCGGCAGCATCCAGACCATCCGCCCGATGCAAAAGGGTGCGATCAAGTTCACGACGGCCTACTGGATGTCCCCAGGCGGCCGGAGCATCCAGGGAAACGGCGTGGCGCCGGACCAGATCGTGGCCGATCCCTCTGCGCAGAGCACGCTGCAGGCGGCGATGGCGTCCCTGCAAAAGTGA
- a CDS encoding aldehyde dehydrogenase family protein, whose protein sequence is MTAPLIERLARDGRLDRIFVGGGWRQPEGTSRATVIDPSTEQPLADIVLGDARDAAAAIGAARRAFPAWSATPPLQRADLLGRLHALVLERAESFAHAISLEMGCAIAVARAAQVPIAAEHLRVARDLAASHPFVMHRGGMAIVREAIGVCGLITPWNWPLYQITAKVGPALAAGCTVVLKPSELSPFSAMLFAEAVQDAGIPAGVFNLVAGEGPEVGAALASHPDVDMVSITGSTRAGILVAQAAAPTVKRVAQELGGKSPNVILPDADLSVAVPAGVAAGMRNVGQSCSAPTRMIVPRARLAEAERLAAEAVSRMVVGDPRSERTTHGPVANQSQFRRVQEMIAAGIDEGARLVCGGPGRPEGLERGFYARPTIFSGVHRRMRIAQEEIFGPVLAIIPYDTVDEAVDIANDTIYGLGAHVQGADLAAARAVAMRIRAGQVHINNPAWSPHAPFGGYKQSGNGREYGVEGLHEYLETKAILGWAGEPGA, encoded by the coding sequence ATGACTGCGCCCCTCATCGAACGCCTGGCCCGCGACGGCCGCCTGGACCGCATCTTCGTCGGCGGCGGCTGGCGGCAGCCGGAGGGAACGTCCCGCGCGACCGTCATCGACCCTTCTACCGAGCAGCCGCTGGCGGACATCGTGCTGGGCGATGCGCGGGACGCCGCGGCTGCGATCGGCGCGGCCCGGCGCGCCTTCCCGGCCTGGTCCGCGACCCCGCCGCTGCAGCGTGCCGACCTGCTGGGCCGGCTGCATGCCCTGGTCCTGGAACGAGCGGAATCGTTCGCCCATGCGATCTCGCTGGAAATGGGATGCGCCATCGCCGTGGCGCGCGCCGCGCAGGTGCCGATTGCCGCGGAGCACCTGCGCGTGGCCCGCGACCTGGCGGCCAGCCATCCCTTCGTCATGCACCGCGGCGGCATGGCCATCGTGCGCGAGGCCATCGGCGTCTGCGGCCTGATCACGCCCTGGAACTGGCCGCTCTACCAGATCACTGCCAAGGTGGGGCCGGCGCTGGCCGCGGGATGCACCGTGGTGCTAAAGCCCAGCGAGCTGTCTCCGTTCAGCGCGATGCTCTTCGCCGAGGCGGTGCAGGACGCCGGGATCCCCGCCGGCGTGTTCAACCTCGTGGCGGGCGAAGGCCCGGAGGTGGGAGCCGCGCTGGCGTCCCATCCCGATGTGGACATGGTCTCGATCACCGGCTCCACGCGGGCCGGCATCCTCGTGGCACAGGCGGCCGCGCCCACGGTCAAGCGCGTGGCGCAGGAACTGGGCGGAAAGTCCCCCAATGTCATCCTGCCGGACGCCGATCTTTCCGTAGCCGTGCCGGCCGGCGTGGCGGCGGGCATGCGCAACGTGGGCCAGTCCTGCAGCGCTCCGACGCGCATGATCGTGCCGCGCGCCCGGCTGGCCGAAGCCGAGCGCCTCGCGGCCGAGGCCGTGTCGCGCATGGTCGTCGGCGATCCCCGCTCGGAGCGGACCACGCACGGCCCGGTGGCCAACCAGTCCCAGTTCCGCCGCGTGCAGGAGATGATCGCCGCCGGGATCGATGAAGGCGCGCGCCTGGTCTGCGGCGGCCCCGGCAGGCCGGAAGGACTGGAGCGCGGCTTCTACGCGCGCCCGACCATCTTCTCCGGCGTGCACCGGCGGATGCGGATCGCCCAGGAGGAAATATTCGGGCCGGTGCTCGCCATCATTCCCTACGACACGGTGGATGAGGCCGTGGACATCGCCAACGACACGATCTACGGCCTGGGCGCCCACGTGCAGGGCGCGGACCTGGCGGCGGCCCGGGCGGTCGCGATGCGGATCCGTGCCGGGCAGGTGCACATCAACAACCCCGCCTGGAGCCCGCATGCTCCCTTCGGCGGCTACAAGCAATCGGGCAACGGGCGCGAATACGGCGTCGAGGGCCTCCACGAATACCTGGAAACCAAGGCCATCCTGGGCTGGGCCGGGGAGCCAGGCGCATGA
- the pdxH gene encoding pyridoxamine 5'-phosphate oxidase: MHNRGMSFPSSPLSSSIADLRKSYERAELGEEASHADPLRQFDQWLQEAMAAQVPEPNAMTLATVGADLRPSTRIVLIKGYDERGIVWYTNYESRKGRQLAGNPFAALQFHWVELERVVRIEGRVEKVSDAESDAYFASRPLDSRIGAWASPQSEVISGRGVLVANAAKYGAQFLLQPPRPPHWGGYRLKPDRWEFWQGRKSRLHDRLCYREETPGAWVRERLAP, translated from the coding sequence ATGCACAATCGCGGCATGTCTTTCCCCTCCTCCCCGTTGTCGTCCTCCATCGCCGACCTGCGCAAGAGCTACGAGCGCGCCGAACTCGGCGAAGAGGCTTCCCATGCCGATCCGCTGCGGCAGTTCGACCAGTGGCTGCAGGAAGCGATGGCTGCGCAGGTGCCCGAGCCCAATGCCATGACGCTGGCCACGGTGGGCGCCGACCTGCGGCCCAGCACGCGGATCGTGCTCATCAAGGGCTACGACGAGCGCGGCATCGTCTGGTACACCAACTACGAGAGCCGCAAGGGCCGGCAACTGGCCGGCAATCCGTTCGCGGCCCTGCAGTTCCACTGGGTCGAGCTCGAGCGCGTGGTGCGCATAGAGGGCCGGGTGGAAAAAGTGAGCGATGCCGAAAGCGACGCGTACTTCGCGAGCCGGCCGCTGGACTCGCGCATCGGCGCCTGGGCGAGCCCGCAGAGCGAGGTGATCTCCGGCCGGGGCGTGCTGGTGGCCAATGCCGCGAAGTACGGTGCACAGTTCCTGCTGCAGCCGCCCCGCCCGCCGCACTGGGGCGGCTACCGGCTGAAGCCCGACCGCTGGGAGTTCTGGCAGGGCCGCAAGAGCCGCCTGCACGACCGGCTCTGCTACCGGGAGGAAACTCCCGGCGCCTGGGTGCGCGAGCGCCTCGCGCCCTGA
- a CDS encoding AEC family transporter, which produces MNSPVFASLVPVILCIAIGFLAARIGWVRATAIKDLSNIVFLVLTPALLFRTMGAVRVQDLNFGPVALYFLAASLVFIVTMAFAGFSTRAAARGLANMFSNNIMIGVPLVGLVYGKEGLVTLFTLISLHALVLLTAATVVFELAEARESQRSGRSAPRPVLHTVLQAVRNGIVHPVPLPILAGLLFGQTGLVLPEVIDKPLQVLGTALGPMSLLLVGVTLAYTKVGHHAREALGIAVVKNIAHPLLLFALAWGMGLSGLSIAVMFTAAALPVGANVFLFTQRYGTMQDEVSASIALSTTLALVTVPIMLLLAQRLWH; this is translated from the coding sequence GTGAACTCTCCCGTCTTCGCCTCCCTCGTTCCCGTCATCCTCTGCATCGCCATCGGATTCCTCGCGGCCCGCATCGGCTGGGTGCGTGCCACGGCCATCAAGGATCTCTCCAACATCGTCTTCCTGGTGCTCACGCCGGCACTGCTGTTCCGCACCATGGGCGCGGTGCGGGTGCAGGACCTCAACTTCGGGCCGGTGGCACTGTATTTCCTGGCGGCGAGCCTGGTGTTCATCGTCACCATGGCCTTCGCGGGCTTCTCCACCCGCGCGGCGGCCCGGGGCCTGGCCAACATGTTCAGCAACAACATCATGATCGGCGTGCCGCTGGTCGGGCTGGTGTACGGCAAGGAGGGGCTGGTGACGCTCTTCACGCTGATCTCGCTGCATGCGCTGGTTCTGCTCACGGCCGCCACGGTCGTGTTCGAACTGGCCGAGGCGCGGGAGAGCCAGCGCTCGGGCCGCAGTGCGCCGCGCCCGGTGCTGCACACCGTGCTGCAGGCGGTGCGCAACGGCATCGTGCACCCGGTGCCGCTGCCCATCCTGGCGGGCCTGCTGTTCGGCCAGACCGGCCTCGTGCTGCCGGAGGTGATCGACAAGCCGCTGCAGGTGCTGGGCACCGCGCTCGGCCCCATGTCGCTGCTGCTGGTGGGCGTGACCCTGGCCTACACCAAGGTCGGCCACCATGCGCGGGAGGCGCTGGGCATCGCCGTGGTCAAGAACATCGCCCACCCGCTGCTGCTGTTCGCGCTGGCCTGGGGCATGGGCCTGTCCGGCCTCTCGATAGCGGTGATGTTCACGGCCGCGGCCCTGCCGGTGGGCGCGAACGTGTTCCTCTTCACCCAGCGCTACGGCACCATGCAGGACGAGGTTTCGGCCAGCATCGCGCTCTCGACCACGCTGGCGCTCGTCACCGTGCCGATCATGCTGCTGCTGGCGCAGCGGCTCTGGCACTGA
- a CDS encoding ribbon-helix-helix domain-containing protein — protein sequence MRTTQQMSITLPISIAAVVKEKVASGAYASESEVIREGLRALLARDRAVESWLHVQVGTAYDALAADPGRGLSADSIRARLAAERLKG from the coding sequence ATGCGGACGACGCAACAGATGAGCATCACACTGCCTATCAGCATAGCGGCAGTGGTAAAGGAAAAAGTTGCCAGCGGGGCATATGCCAGCGAGAGCGAGGTGATTCGAGAAGGATTGCGTGCGCTGCTGGCGCGTGATCGCGCTGTCGAGAGCTGGCTTCATGTCCAAGTCGGCACGGCCTACGATGCGCTAGCCGCAGATCCGGGGCGCGGACTCTCCGCTGACAGCATCCGCGCGCGCCTTGCTGCGGAACGCCTCAAGGGATGA
- a CDS encoding OmpA family protein — protein sequence MAFSSSDDDSQQRFALGFLFAIIAIVVSAVVGTVVVKRGIARPAAEPTPAAEVVAPAGTLDITGNEVARVVVAGSVVKFYFASGRADLTADAAPAIADVVRAVKDGNRRVVISGFHDATGDAVANAELARQRAQAVRDALVAAGAPEDRIELRKPELAQGDGNAAEARRVEVTLDAA from the coding sequence ATGGCCTTCAGTTCTTCCGACGACGACAGCCAGCAACGCTTCGCCCTCGGCTTCCTGTTCGCGATCATCGCGATCGTGGTGTCCGCCGTGGTGGGCACCGTGGTGGTCAAGCGCGGCATCGCCCGTCCGGCAGCGGAACCCACGCCTGCCGCGGAAGTGGTGGCTCCCGCCGGCACGCTCGACATCACCGGCAACGAGGTGGCACGCGTGGTGGTGGCCGGCAGCGTGGTGAAGTTCTACTTCGCGTCCGGCCGTGCCGATCTCACGGCCGATGCCGCCCCGGCCATCGCCGACGTGGTGCGCGCCGTGAAGGACGGCAACCGCCGCGTGGTGATCTCGGGCTTCCACGACGCCACGGGCGACGCCGTTGCCAACGCCGAACTGGCCAGGCAGCGCGCCCAAGCCGTGCGCGATGCACTGGTGGCGGCCGGCGCTCCGGAGGACCGCATCGAGCTGCGCAAGCCCGAACTTGCCCAGGGTGACGGCAATGCCGCCGAAGCCCGCCGCGTGGAAGTGACGCTGGACGCGGCCTGA
- a CDS encoding gamma-glutamylcyclotransferase, which yields MNNGGMDETANCSGAAPAALPSPVRDPAPMLERALAEWGGTQDLWIFGYGSLIWRPDFEFAEQRLARVHGWHRALKMWSRVNRGTPECPGLVLGMFPGGSCRGMVFRVERAHARQVMINLWQREMPTGVYDPRWLPCSTPLGTVRALAFTLSRSSPNHTGELSEAEYRRIFLEASGRYGTTLHYAQATYDGLRRLGIEDRALARLLRFSPQDSSAG from the coding sequence ATGAATAATGGTGGAATGGACGAAACCGCGAATTGTAGTGGCGCGGCCCCGGCCGCCCTCCCCTCGCCGGTGCGCGATCCGGCGCCCATGCTGGAGCGCGCCCTCGCCGAATGGGGCGGCACGCAGGACCTCTGGATCTTCGGGTACGGCTCGCTCATCTGGCGCCCCGATTTCGAGTTCGCCGAACAGCGCCTCGCGCGCGTGCATGGCTGGCACCGCGCGCTGAAGATGTGGAGCCGCGTGAACCGCGGCACGCCCGAATGCCCGGGCCTGGTGCTGGGCATGTTCCCCGGCGGCAGCTGCCGGGGCATGGTCTTCCGCGTGGAGCGCGCGCATGCGCGGCAGGTGATGATCAACCTCTGGCAGCGTGAGATGCCCACGGGCGTGTACGACCCGCGCTGGCTGCCCTGCTCCACGCCCCTGGGCACGGTGCGGGCGCTGGCGTTCACGCTCTCGCGCAGCAGCCCCAACCATACGGGGGAGCTGTCGGAGGCCGAGTACCGCCGCATCTTCTTGGAAGCGAGCGGCCGGTACGGCACGACGCTGCACTATGCCCAGGCCACCTACGACGGCCTGCGCCGCCTCGGCATCGAGGACCGCGCGCTGGCGCGGCTGCTGCGGTTTTCCCCGCAGGATTCCAGCGCCGGCTGA
- a CDS encoding type II toxin-antitoxin system RelE/ParE family toxin, with product MTHQVVFSPESQTQLVELYRYIARAASPEVAARYTDAIVDYCEGLAQFPLRGTKRDDVRPGLRVTHYRKRSVIAFSVDSSRVSILGIFYGGQDYESLLQEEPDDAHLGH from the coding sequence ATGACGCACCAAGTTGTTTTCTCTCCAGAGTCGCAGACCCAGCTGGTGGAGCTGTACCGCTACATCGCCCGTGCTGCATCCCCCGAGGTTGCCGCGCGCTACACCGACGCCATCGTCGACTATTGCGAGGGCCTCGCGCAGTTTCCACTGCGGGGAACGAAGCGCGATGATGTGCGTCCCGGCCTCAGAGTTACCCACTACCGGAAGCGCTCCGTTATCGCGTTCTCCGTGGACTCGTCACGCGTCTCGATATTGGGAATTTTCTACGGCGGGCAGGATTATGAGAGCTTGCTCCAGGAGGAGCCTGATGACGCCCATCTTGGGCACTAA
- a CDS encoding DUF2165 family protein, translating to MTAVRASKALLVLLVALFCLLVGYNNIVDYGSNFEFTRHVLLMDTTFPGNRLMGRAISSPLLHHAAYWLIISGELVTGALCLAGAIALLRQLRSTPPVFARAKALAVCGLTLGLVVWFFGFMTVAGEWFLMWQSPQWNGVESAFRFIVCIGVVLIYVAQGENT from the coding sequence ATGACCGCCGTCAGGGCCTCGAAAGCCCTTCTGGTGCTGCTGGTGGCGCTGTTCTGCCTGCTCGTCGGCTACAACAACATCGTCGATTACGGGTCGAACTTCGAGTTCACCCGGCACGTCCTGCTCATGGACACGACGTTTCCGGGCAACCGGCTCATGGGCCGCGCGATTTCCTCGCCGCTCCTGCACCATGCCGCCTACTGGCTCATCATCTCCGGGGAACTGGTGACCGGAGCGTTGTGCCTGGCAGGTGCCATCGCGCTCTTGCGGCAACTGCGCAGCACGCCACCGGTCTTCGCCCGGGCCAAGGCGCTCGCGGTCTGCGGCCTGACACTCGGCCTGGTCGTCTGGTTCTTCGGCTTCATGACCGTCGCGGGCGAATGGTTCCTGATGTGGCAGTCGCCGCAGTGGAACGGCGTCGAATCCGCCTTCCGCTTCATCGTGTGCATCGGCGTGGTGCTCATCTACGTCGCGCAGGGCGAAAATACCTAG